The proteins below come from a single Drosophila miranda strain MSH22 chromosome Y unlocalized genomic scaffold, D.miranda_PacBio2.1 Contig_Y1_pilon, whole genome shotgun sequence genomic window:
- the LOC117190545 gene encoding inhibitor of Bruton tyrosine kinase-like, giving the protein MVTFCDQYFIESLRNVCESLILDKISIRKCGEMLDFAAMYNCKLLHKGCMDFICHNLARVLCYRSIEQCDEATLKCLNDHYRKMFSNVFDYRQITPFSEAIEDELLLSFVVDCDIDLDYRMDPETKLKAAAELKQKDLRRQDARHYYEQQAISSMMRSLSVSESASGPEATTGPQESTRSEGKNWSRVVDKKEQKRKLTDTALKVNNTLKLEEPPRPELEVIERAPIKEQTPPPTSPAEETSTPLSKSYNLDLRSLTSELKSWRSPLVEQEPTTPVVVPNAWGLPPATPSSSSFSESPATGSRSDPTSFANMMRGQAAAAKFLEDPRR; this is encoded by the exons ATGGTCACGTTCTGCGATCAGTACTTCATTGAATCGCTGCGGAACGTTTGCGAATCGCTTATTCTAGACAAGATCAGCATACGGAAGTGCGGCGAGATGTTGGACTTTGCCGCGATGTACAACTGCAAGCTGCTGCACAAGGGATGCATGGACTTCATCTGCCACAACCTGGCCAGAGTTCTCTGCTACCGCAGCATCGAACAGTGCGATGAGGCGACTCTCAAATGCCTTAACGACCATTACCGTAAGATGTTCTCCAATGTCTTCGACTACCGCCAGATCACGCCCTTCTCGGAGGCCATAGAAGATGAACTGCTGCTTAGTTTTGTCGTTGACTGCGATATTGACCTGGACTATCGAATGGACCCG GAAACAAAGCTAAAAGCGGCAGCTGAGCTTAAGCAGAAGGACTTGCGGAGGCAAGACGCCCGTCACTACTACGAACAGCAGGCCATATCCAGCATGATGAGATCGCTAAGCGTAAGTGAGTCTGCCTCTGGCCCTGAGGCGACTACCGGACCGCAGGAAAGCACTCGAAGCGAGGGCAAGAACTGGTCTCGTGTGGTGGACAAAAAGGAACAGAAACGAAAGCTAACCGACACTGCCCTGAAAGTGAACAACACACTTAAGCTGGAAGAGCCACCGAGGCCAGAGCTAGAGGTCATTGAAAGGGCTCCCATTAAGGAGCAAACGCCACCGCCAACCTCCCCTGCAGAAGAGACCAGTACGCCGCTGAGTAAGAGCTACAATCTGGATCTCAGATCCCTGACCTCCGAATTGAAGAGCTGGCGTTCGCCTCTGGTGGAGCAAGAGCCCACCACTCCTGTGGTTGTGCCGAATGCCTGGGGCTTGCCACCCGCCACTCCGTCGAGTAGTTCCTTTAGCGAGTCACCAGCAACAGGCAGCCGTTCGGACCCCACCTCCTTTGCCAATATGATGCGAGGCCAAGCGGCTGCCGCAAAGTTTCTCGAGGATCCTCGCCGATGA